One genomic window of Aquificaceae bacterium includes the following:
- the tsf gene encoding translation elongation factor Ts, which translates to MRMITAEMVKTLREMTGAGMLECKKALEEAGGDMEKAKEILRIRGLAKADKKAGRETKEGIVYAYVSEDRKTGVLIELNCETDFVAKNEHFVELALNIAKHIALDPENSNRAGTGEDIATQAYSQDRSTTVADLIKSAIAKIGENIQLRRFVRYDTDGFVHAYVHGIGKVGVLIDYKAPELSEQVLRVVQDVALQIAAMKPEFVSIEGVDPEALERERRILTEQARQEGKPENIIEKVVEGRLKKFYQEKVLLEQAFIREEKKTVGQYIKESGTGVDIKRFVRFEVGGA; encoded by the coding sequence ATGAGGATGATAACCGCCGAGATGGTAAAAACCCTGAGAGAAATGACTGGGGCTGGTATGCTGGAATGTAAAAAAGCCCTTGAGGAAGCTGGTGGCGATATGGAAAAGGCAAAGGAGATACTCAGAATAAGGGGGCTTGCAAAGGCAGACAAAAAGGCAGGGAGGGAAACAAAGGAAGGTATAGTTTACGCCTATGTCTCTGAAGATAGAAAAACTGGAGTGCTCATAGAGCTCAACTGTGAGACGGACTTTGTAGCTAAGAACGAGCACTTTGTGGAGCTTGCCCTGAACATTGCCAAGCATATAGCTCTTGACCCGGAAAACTCCAACAGGGCTGGAACTGGTGAGGACATAGCCACTCAGGCATACAGTCAGGACAGGAGCACAACAGTAGCAGACCTCATAAAATCTGCCATAGCCAAGATAGGTGAAAACATACAGCTCAGAAGGTTTGTAAGATACGATACAGATGGCTTTGTGCACGCCTACGTGCATGGCATAGGAAAGGTGGGTGTCCTCATAGACTACAAAGCACCGGAGTTAAGCGAGCAGGTTCTCAGGGTTGTTCAGGATGTGGCGCTCCAGATTGCAGCCATGAAGCCCGAGTTTGTGAGCATAGAAGGCGTTGACCCAGAAGCCCTTGAGAGAGAGAGGAGGATACTTACAGAGCAGGCAAGGCAGGAAGGAAAGCCGGAAAACATAATAGAAAAGGTGGTGGAAGGAAGGCTCAAAAAGTTCTATCAGGAAAAGGTGCTTTTAGAGCAGGCTTTCATAAGGGAAGAGAAGAAGACAGTGGGTCAGTATATAAAGGAAAGTGGAACTGGGGTAGATATAAAGAGGTTTGTGAGGTTTGAGGTGGGTGGTGCCTGA
- the rpsB gene encoding 30S ribosomal protein S2 produces MAVVSMRDLLEAGVHFGHSRGRWNPKMAPYLYGVRNGIHIVDLNKTVVFLEQAYHFIADNVAQGADVLFVGTKKQAKDVIKEEAERAGVPYVNERWVGGLLTNFRTVRKSILKLHTLERMEAEGVFDVLPKKEVRELKRKMERLRKLYGGIVNMERPPSIIWVVDTVREAIAVQEAKKLGVTVVAIADSNCDPDLIDYPVPGNDDAIKSIKLLTSKIADAVIEGKQRRESLGEAAVEVPKRRVIAVEEEEKVLFEKAMEMSEKYEYIDKGAEEE; encoded by the coding sequence ATGGCAGTAGTTTCTATGAGAGACCTTTTAGAGGCGGGTGTCCACTTTGGACACTCAAGGGGCCGTTGGAACCCCAAAATGGCACCATACCTCTATGGCGTCCGCAACGGCATACACATTGTGGACCTCAACAAGACGGTGGTATTCCTTGAGCAGGCATACCACTTTATAGCGGACAACGTGGCACAGGGAGCTGATGTGCTCTTCGTGGGCACAAAAAAGCAGGCAAAGGATGTTATAAAGGAAGAGGCAGAGAGGGCTGGTGTGCCCTATGTGAACGAAAGGTGGGTGGGCGGACTTCTGACCAATTTCAGAACTGTTCGTAAGAGTATTCTGAAGCTCCACACCCTTGAGAGGATGGAGGCTGAAGGTGTTTTTGATGTGCTTCCCAAAAAGGAGGTAAGAGAGCTAAAGAGGAAGATGGAAAGGCTCAGGAAGCTCTACGGTGGCATAGTGAACATGGAAAGGCCTCCCAGCATAATCTGGGTTGTGGACACAGTCCGTGAAGCCATAGCAGTCCAGGAGGCGAAAAAACTGGGAGTGACAGTGGTTGCCATAGCAGACTCCAACTGTGACCCGGACCTCATAGATTATCCCGTGCCAGGGAACGATGACGCCATAAAATCCATAAAGCTTCTCACCTCAAAGATAGCTGATGCGGTTATAGAAGGTAAACAGAGAAGGGAAAGCCTCGGAGAAGCTGCTGTGGAAGTGCCAAAGAGAAGGGTTATTGCAGTAGAAGAGGAGGAGAAGGTGCTCTTTGAGAAAGCTATGGAGATGTCTGAGAAATACGAATACATTGACAAAGGTGCAGAGGAGGAATGA
- a CDS encoding Hsp33 family molecular chaperone HslO, whose amino-acid sequence MFRELDLQTRSDLENYFQDKDYMVIAVPREELIRVYALRATRTVETARRVHALEGKSLETLGHSLLSALLLTSLVKHATPQKVLLKVQNDCGVVVAEADGKGRVRGFLEGQPQECWNSGTLSVVKELRLGTPYTSIVPVVGRDFQEALSFYFEQSEQTRSYLDMALSQKDGLAYATGYLVQVLSGVSEKSIALLEQNLKSLRLADQRPEDIAIHILMGMEPRLIGLKEVEYYCPCSEEIARSSLMLLQEEELEDILSEGPAEVVCKFCKRVYRFSREQLML is encoded by the coding sequence ATGTTCAGAGAACTGGACCTTCAGACAAGAAGCGACCTTGAAAACTACTTTCAGGACAAGGACTATATGGTAATAGCAGTGCCAAGGGAAGAGCTGATTCGGGTCTATGCCCTGCGAGCAACGAGAACCGTAGAGACAGCAAGAAGAGTTCACGCTCTTGAAGGTAAAAGTCTTGAGACCCTCGGTCATTCCCTGTTATCGGCACTTCTTCTCACATCCCTTGTAAAGCATGCAACTCCTCAGAAGGTTCTTCTCAAGGTGCAGAACGATTGTGGTGTGGTGGTGGCTGAGGCAGATGGTAAGGGCAGGGTGAGGGGTTTTCTGGAAGGGCAGCCACAGGAATGCTGGAACTCTGGCACTCTAAGCGTGGTGAAAGAGCTCAGGCTTGGAACACCCTATACCAGCATAGTGCCGGTGGTGGGAAGAGACTTTCAGGAAGCCCTTTCCTTTTACTTTGAGCAGTCTGAGCAGACAAGAAGTTATCTGGATATGGCTCTCAGTCAGAAGGATGGCCTCGCATATGCTACAGGTTATCTTGTGCAGGTGCTTTCAGGTGTATCTGAAAAGAGCATAGCCCTTCTTGAACAGAATCTGAAAAGCCTCAGGCTGGCAGACCAGAGACCTGAAGACATTGCAATCCATATACTCATGGGCATGGAGCCTAGGCTAATAGGTCTGAAAGAGGTGGAGTATTACTGTCCATGCAGTGAAGAGATTGCTCGTTCAAGTCTTATGCTATTGCAGGAAGAAGAGCTTGAAGACATACTCAGTGAAGGTCCCGCGGAGGTGGTGTGCAAGTTCTGCAAGAGAGTATACCGCTTCAGCAGGGAACAGCTTATGCTATAA
- the ychF gene encoding redox-regulated ATPase YchF: MALSVGIVGLPNVGKSTLFNALIQSAKAAAANYPFCTIEPNLGTVEVPDKRLYAIAELERSRKVTPTFIEFVDIAGLVRNASKGEGLGNQFLAHIREVDAIAMVLRCFENPHVVHVEGTVDPIRDAQIIDLELIAKDIETVEKRLEKVEKLARLGDKKAREELEMLESIKAVLENMEPLRKRIKELPSEVLEYAKKSLFLLTVKPLMYVANVSESDLPEGNELSGRVFEYAKEEGSPAVLICARLEEELIGLEREEKEELLRSYGLEEPGLNRLIRSAYGLLNLITFFTAGEKEARAWTVRMGTKAPQAAGKIHSDFERGFIAAEVINYEDYVKAGSISRAKELGLLRLEGKEYEVKDGDIIYFRFNV; the protein is encoded by the coding sequence ATGGCTCTGAGCGTGGGAATAGTGGGACTGCCCAACGTGGGCAAGTCTACCCTCTTTAACGCCCTCATACAGTCTGCAAAGGCAGCTGCCGCCAACTATCCCTTCTGCACCATTGAGCCAAACCTTGGGACAGTTGAGGTTCCAGATAAAAGACTATACGCAATAGCGGAGCTTGAAAGGTCGAGGAAGGTCACCCCTACCTTTATAGAGTTTGTGGATATTGCGGGGCTTGTGAGAAACGCAAGCAAGGGTGAGGGCCTCGGTAACCAGTTTCTTGCCCATATAAGGGAAGTAGATGCTATAGCCATGGTGCTCAGATGTTTTGAGAATCCCCATGTGGTCCATGTGGAGGGCACTGTGGACCCCATAAGAGATGCTCAGATAATAGACCTTGAGCTAATAGCAAAAGACATAGAGACGGTAGAAAAGAGGCTGGAAAAGGTGGAAAAGCTCGCAAGGCTCGGAGATAAGAAGGCAAGGGAGGAGCTGGAAATGCTGGAGTCTATAAAGGCAGTTCTTGAAAATATGGAACCTCTGAGGAAACGCATAAAGGAATTGCCCTCAGAAGTGCTTGAGTATGCAAAAAAGAGCCTTTTCCTCCTTACGGTGAAACCGCTCATGTATGTGGCAAACGTAAGTGAGTCTGACCTGCCAGAAGGCAATGAGCTCAGCGGGAGAGTTTTTGAATACGCAAAGGAAGAGGGTTCCCCCGCAGTCCTTATATGTGCAAGGCTTGAAGAAGAGTTAATAGGTCTTGAAAGAGAAGAAAAGGAGGAACTTCTCAGATCTTACGGACTTGAGGAGCCCGGGCTAAACAGGCTCATAAGGTCAGCCTATGGACTTCTTAACCTCATAACCTTCTTCACAGCTGGGGAGAAGGAAGCGAGAGCATGGACAGTAAGAATGGGAACCAAAGCACCACAGGCTGCGGGTAAAATACACTCGGACTTTGAGAGAGGCTTTATTGCGGCAGAGGTCATAAACTATGAAGACTACGTAAAAGCCGGCTCCATATCAAGGGCAAAGGAGCTCGGACTTTTGAGGCTTGAGGGCAAAGAGTATGAAGTTAAGGATGGAGATATCATCTACTTCAGGTTCAATGTATGA
- a CDS encoding type II secretion system F family protein, with amino-acid sequence MPRFKYRAFDETGSFVESEVNYPTQETLIADLQQRGLSVIEIVKLERGEEEKEKKPPTLTALTGGKVSDRDLSIFCRQLGTMINAGLNIIDALNILGEQLPSKRLADASKRVATMVSEGRPISSSMAEFPAVFPKFIVNLVRVGEETGNLDVALIRAADYYEKMAMIKSKIKSAAFYPTFVVIIATAIVTGILYFLVPTFGEIYASLGGELPAPTQMLIAASNALRSNLLFILAFVVGFSLLFRFLMNNSYQFRKSVHSFMLRAPKMGDLVMKSTMAKFARTMAALFSSGVVLERAFEIAGQVTGNVIIREALESAKKGVIEGEPMHKALEKTGMFPRLIIAMVRVGEDTGRLDEMLDTIARFYEDEFDKAVEGMIKLIEPMLIVFIGGIVGAILIALYMPIFKLGELIK; translated from the coding sequence ATGCCAAGGTTCAAGTACAGAGCTTTTGACGAAACAGGGTCTTTTGTGGAAAGCGAGGTAAACTATCCAACTCAGGAAACTTTAATAGCAGACCTGCAACAGAGGGGTTTGAGTGTTATAGAGATAGTAAAACTTGAAAGGGGAGAGGAAGAGAAGGAGAAGAAGCCGCCCACGCTTACAGCCCTGACAGGCGGTAAAGTTAGCGACAGAGACCTGTCCATATTCTGCAGGCAGCTGGGAACTATGATAAATGCAGGACTGAATATAATAGATGCCCTCAACATACTTGGGGAACAGCTACCCAGCAAAAGGCTTGCGGATGCCAGTAAAAGGGTAGCTACCATGGTAAGCGAGGGAAGGCCCATATCCAGCTCCATGGCGGAGTTTCCAGCTGTTTTCCCCAAATTCATAGTTAATCTTGTCAGGGTGGGAGAAGAAACCGGTAATCTTGATGTTGCCCTGATAAGGGCTGCCGATTACTACGAAAAAATGGCGATGATAAAAAGCAAGATAAAGAGCGCTGCCTTTTATCCCACCTTTGTGGTCATAATAGCCACTGCCATAGTTACAGGCATACTTTACTTTCTGGTTCCCACCTTCGGGGAAATATACGCATCCCTTGGCGGAGAACTACCGGCCCCAACTCAGATGCTCATAGCTGCATCCAACGCTTTAAGGTCAAACCTCCTTTTCATACTTGCCTTTGTGGTAGGTTTTTCTCTGCTCTTCAGGTTCTTGATGAACAATAGCTATCAGTTCAGAAAGTCGGTGCACTCCTTTATGCTCAGAGCTCCAAAAATGGGTGACCTTGTAATGAAGAGCACCATGGCAAAGTTTGCAAGAACCATGGCAGCCCTTTTTTCCAGCGGTGTGGTGCTCGAAAGGGCCTTTGAAATAGCTGGTCAGGTAACCGGGAACGTTATAATAAGAGAAGCCCTTGAGTCTGCAAAGAAGGGGGTCATAGAGGGTGAGCCCATGCATAAGGCCCTTGAAAAGACGGGAATGTTTCCAAGGCTGATAATAGCCATGGTAAGGGTGGGTGAGGATACGGGAAGACTGGATGAGATGCTGGACACAATAGCAAGGTTTTATGAGGATGAGTTTGACAAGGCGGTGGAAGGTATGATTAAGCTCATAGAGCCCATGCTCATAGTCTTTATAGGCGGGATAGTGGGTGCCATCCTCATAGCCCTTTACATGCCCATATTCAAGCTCGGTGAGTTGATAAAGTAA